A genomic segment from Methanolobus zinderi encodes:
- a CDS encoding 50S ribosomal protein L30e encodes MDINIDKALIKVIRTGKVIIGSNRTVDAAEKNEAKMVVLAANCPQEIREKVESTNVPVLNYPGPGTELGPACGKPFIIAAMAILDSGESDILAAS; translated from the coding sequence ATGGATATTAACATTGATAAAGCACTTATCAAGGTCATCAGGACCGGAAAGGTCATTATCGGCTCTAACCGGACCGTTGATGCTGCTGAGAAGAATGAAGCGAAGATGGTAGTACTTGCGGCTAACTGTCCGCAGGAAATAAGAGAGAAAGTTGAGAGTACAAACGTACCTGTACTGAATTACCCGGGCCCCGGCACTGAACTCGGACCTGCATGCGGTAAACCTTTCATCATTGCAGCAATGGCCATTCTTGACAGTGGCGAATCTGACATATTAGCTGCATCATAA
- a CDS encoding NAD(P)/FAD-dependent oxidoreductase: MTERVLILGAGYAGSVVANILAREFRNKIAKDELEIVVFDKNKTSINQGGFTFLPFDLYTPEDIIRPRKKLISPRVKSIYGEGGEVSAVDLEKREVTVKDGKKYRYTYLVIAMGCRADMEAVAGLADDLNTFYTSIEDALKVRDLVKNMDGGKVAISVASMPIPCPGAPVKFTFMLDSYLRNVKKNRDDVQLTLVWPMEPIGPPEFNKMVSGQFEEKGVEVIRNFQLASVDATNKELTSKNGEKVNYDLLIAVPPHKAPQALIDSGLTDDKGWLPADKATLQYRGPAGNFDNVYVLGDLGPADILKTGIGAHYQAIAVSQNLINRIYGNGMEISYEGETGCPIITDTETPTTPGKGYIATWKYGVPPAAFKPTKLGWYLYRMYYHVHWDMSVKGLF, translated from the coding sequence ATGACAGAACGGGTACTGATATTAGGAGCAGGTTATGCCGGCTCGGTTGTGGCCAATATCCTTGCAAGAGAGTTCAGGAACAAAATCGCAAAGGATGAACTTGAGATAGTTGTTTTCGATAAGAATAAAACGAGTATAAATCAGGGCGGTTTTACATTCCTGCCATTTGATCTCTATACTCCGGAGGATATTATCCGGCCAAGAAAGAAACTTATAAGCCCGAGGGTGAAATCCATATACGGAGAGGGTGGAGAGGTTAGTGCAGTGGACCTTGAGAAAAGGGAAGTTACCGTGAAGGACGGGAAAAAATACAGATACACCTACCTTGTTATCGCAATGGGCTGCAGAGCCGACATGGAAGCAGTTGCGGGGCTTGCTGACGATCTTAACACATTCTATACTTCAATAGAGGATGCTCTGAAGGTGCGGGACCTTGTGAAGAATATGGATGGCGGAAAAGTGGCAATATCTGTTGCCTCCATGCCGATACCGTGCCCCGGTGCACCTGTTAAGTTCACCTTTATGCTTGACAGTTATCTTCGCAATGTGAAAAAGAACAGGGATGACGTACAATTGACACTTGTCTGGCCCATGGAACCCATAGGACCACCTGAGTTCAATAAGATGGTAAGCGGACAATTCGAGGAAAAGGGTGTAGAGGTCATCAGGAACTTCCAGCTTGCGAGTGTGGATGCCACAAATAAGGAACTCACCTCAAAGAACGGGGAAAAGGTCAATTATGATCTCCTTATCGCTGTGCCTCCCCACAAAGCACCACAGGCACTGATAGATTCGGGCCTGACAGATGATAAGGGATGGCTGCCTGCTGACAAGGCCACACTCCAGTACAGGGGACCGGCAGGAAACTTCGACAACGTATACGTACTGGGAGACCTGGGACCCGCCGATATTCTCAAGACAGGCATAGGAGCACATTATCAGGCAATCGCTGTGAGCCAGAACCTGATTAACCGGATCTACGGCAACGGTATGGAAATATCTTATGAGGGTGAAACAGGATGTCCGATCATAACAGATACCGAAACTCCGACCACACCTGGTAAAGGCTATATTGCCACCTGGAAATACGGAGTACCTCCTGCAGCTTTTAAGCCAACAAAACTCGGATGGTACCTGTATCGTATGTATTACCACGTACACTGGGACATGAGTGTTAAGGGATTATTCTGA
- a CDS encoding DUF1641 domain-containing protein, producing the protein MADEVITNQISGIEIAPEDVEALLDLIRTSRILQDYMNDQTAHGMAEIAAVYFKLINAMISTDLVDVIERGVQDPQLDKALLDPPKAGVATLLKEMQDEDLQKGLGIMLELLKAIGRAAGD; encoded by the coding sequence ATGGCAGACGAAGTTATTACTAACCAGATATCAGGAATTGAAATTGCACCTGAGGATGTTGAAGCTTTACTGGACCTGATAAGAACCTCAAGGATCCTGCAGGACTACATGAACGATCAGACAGCACACGGCATGGCTGAGATAGCAGCGGTTTACTTCAAACTAATCAATGCAATGATCAGTACCGATCTTGTGGATGTGATCGAGAGAGGAGTGCAGGACCCGCAGCTTGACAAAGCCCTGCTTGATCCTCCAAAAGCAGGAGTTGCGACTTTACTCAAAGAAATGCAGGATGAGGACTTACAGAAAGGTCTTGGTATCATGCTGGAGCTGCTGAAGGCGATAGGCAGGGCTGCCGGGGATTGA
- a CDS encoding NusA-like transcription termination signal-binding factor yields the protein MSEIKLSTEGIRYIALFEKLTGATVRDCIIDDGRIIYVIKAGDMGAAIGKNGDHINRMKKTVDKHIDLVEYSEEPVTFIKNAFGPVTVKSVNIVNRNNKRLAYVEVSNKDKGLAIGRNGKNIEKVKLVAKRHHDIDDVILQ from the coding sequence TTGAGTGAGATCAAGCTGTCTACAGAAGGGATCAGATATATCGCATTATTTGAAAAACTGACCGGAGCAACTGTCAGGGATTGTATAATCGATGACGGACGCATAATATACGTGATCAAGGCAGGCGACATGGGTGCTGCCATCGGAAAGAACGGGGATCACATAAACCGGATGAAAAAAACTGTGGATAAGCATATCGATCTTGTAGAATACTCAGAAGAACCTGTCACATTCATCAAAAATGCATTCGGCCCGGTAACTGTTAAATCAGTCAATATCGTGAACCGGAACAACAAGCGATTAGCTTATGTAGAAGTATCCAATAAGGACAAGGGGCTTGCCATTGGACGGAATGGAAAGAATATAGAAAAGGTCAAGCTTGTTGCTAAAAGGCATCATGATATAGATGACGTTATCCTGCAATGA
- a CDS encoding MASE3 domain-containing protein, whose protein sequence is MLIILSGLYLISTRNYLLFHSLAEIFSILVASSVFVIVWNSRSFMKNNYLLLVGISYLFIAIIDLLHTLGYSGMGVFPGYGANFATQLWILARYIQSISLLIAPFFLDRYLNAQKTLIIYFIISSLLLSSIFMGMFPDCYIEGSGLTTFKITSEYLISLILLGALLMLLRNKDRFDSYVLKLLSISIILTILAELAFTFYIGVYDFSNLVGHFLKLLSFYLMYKAVIVTGLAKPYDLLYRDLKLNEDKLRKEKQVQENLSETLELLNKILRHDILNDLNVIYMALDNLSYRVDAEEINMSKGAVNRSLKLINEMRDLENSEYSIKPGSLELKEMIWEISKDFPVEIHVAGECRVIADRTLNSVIANIIRNAILHGKAEKIDVTLEQSSEMCEVRIADNGQGIPDEAKAHIFEKGYKYGQTGHTGVGLYIASKIVERYGEITVEDNYPKGTVFILKLKSPNH, encoded by the coding sequence GTGTTAATCATTCTTTCCGGTCTTTATCTGATAAGCACCCGAAATTATCTTCTATTTCACAGTCTTGCTGAGATATTCAGCATACTGGTGGCTTCATCAGTATTTGTGATTGTCTGGAACTCCAGATCATTCATGAAGAATAATTACCTGCTTCTTGTTGGTATATCCTATCTTTTTATTGCAATCATAGATCTTCTTCACACTCTTGGATATAGTGGAATGGGTGTTTTTCCAGGCTACGGTGCAAATTTTGCGACTCAGTTGTGGATATTGGCACGATATATCCAGAGTATCTCACTTTTAATTGCACCCTTTTTCCTAGATCGTTATCTTAACGCTCAAAAAACACTTATCATCTATTTTATAATAAGTTCTCTGCTATTATCATCAATTTTTATGGGCATGTTTCCGGATTGCTACATTGAAGGTTCCGGCCTTACCACTTTTAAGATCACAAGCGAATACCTGATCTCGCTGATACTGCTGGGAGCCCTTTTAATGCTTTTGAGGAACAAGGACAGATTCGACAGTTATGTGCTTAAACTTCTTTCGATATCCATTATTCTTACAATACTTGCCGAACTTGCATTTACGTTCTATATAGGTGTATATGACTTTTCAAATCTTGTGGGCCACTTTTTGAAACTGCTTTCGTTTTATCTGATGTACAAGGCTGTTATAGTAACAGGTCTTGCAAAACCATATGACCTCCTGTACAGGGATCTAAAATTAAATGAGGACAAACTGCGAAAGGAAAAGCAAGTCCAGGAAAATCTCTCCGAAACACTTGAACTTTTGAATAAGATTCTTCGACATGACATACTGAATGATTTGAATGTGATTTACATGGCACTGGATAACCTGAGCTACAGGGTAGATGCCGAAGAGATTAACATGTCAAAGGGTGCTGTTAACAGGAGTCTTAAGCTGATAAATGAAATGCGTGATCTGGAAAATTCTGAGTATTCAATCAAACCCGGTTCCCTTGAGTTAAAAGAGATGATATGGGAAATTTCAAAGGACTTCCCGGTTGAGATACATGTGGCGGGGGAATGTAGAGTGATAGCTGACAGGACACTGAATTCAGTAATAGCAAATATAATCAGAAATGCAATCCTGCATGGCAAAGCTGAGAAAATTGACGTCACACTGGAACAATCATCGGAAATGTGCGAGGTAAGAATTGCTGACAATGGGCAGGGTATTCCAGATGAGGCCAAGGCTCACATATTTGAAAAAGGATATAAGTATGGACAAACAGGCCATACGGGAGTTGGGCTGTACATTGCCAGTAAGATAGTGGAAAGATATGGTGAAATAACTGTGGAAGATAACTATCCAAAAGGGACAGTTTTTATATTGAAGTTAAAATCTCCTAATCACTAA
- the rpsJ gene encoding 30S ribosomal protein S10 has product MSQKARIRLSGISPVNLDGVCEQVKAIADRTGVSISGPVPLPTKKMVVPVRKSPSGDGTATWDHWEMRVHKRLIDIAADERALRQLMRIQVPKDINIEIVLQN; this is encoded by the coding sequence ATGTCACAGAAAGCAAGAATAAGATTATCAGGGATCAGCCCGGTAAACCTGGACGGAGTCTGCGAACAGGTAAAAGCAATTGCGGACAGAACAGGGGTAAGCATCTCAGGACCGGTCCCGCTACCAACCAAAAAGATGGTAGTACCGGTCAGGAAGAGTCCAAGTGGCGACGGAACCGCTACATGGGATCACTGGGAAATGCGCGTACACAAGAGACTCATCGACATTGCAGCCGATGAACGTGCACTCAGGCAGCTCATGCGCATTCAGGTCCCAAAGGACATCAACATTGAGATAGTATTACAGAACTAA
- the tuf gene encoding translation elongation factor EF-1 subunit alpha yields MAADKPHMNLAVIGHIDHGKSTLVGRLMFETGAVPAHLIEKYKAEAREKGKESFAFAWVMDSLKEERERGITIDIAHKRFDTDKYYFTIVDCPGHRDFVKNMITGASQADAAILVVAAPDGVMAQTKEHVFLSRTLGINQLIIAVNKMDAAQYSEDRYNQVKKDVSQLLGMVGFKAADVPFIPTSAFEGDNISGPSENTPWYTGPSILESLNALQEPEKPDKLPLRIPVQDAYTISGIGTVPVGRVETGIMKKGDNVVFNPSGTAGEVKSIEMHHEEVPQAAPGDNIGWNVRGVGKNDVRRGDVCGPSDNPPSVADEFTAQIVVLQHPSAITVGYTPVFHCHTAQTACTLLGLNKKLDPKSGQVKEENPTFIKAGDAAIITVKPTRPMVIEPVKEIPQLGRFAIRDMGMTIAAGMCMSVQQK; encoded by the coding sequence ATGGCAGCTGATAAACCACACATGAACTTAGCGGTTATCGGTCACATTGACCACGGCAAGTCCACACTTGTCGGTAGATTGATGTTCGAGACAGGAGCAGTACCTGCTCACCTGATCGAGAAATACAAGGCAGAAGCAAGAGAGAAAGGAAAAGAATCCTTCGCTTTCGCATGGGTAATGGACTCCCTGAAAGAAGAGCGTGAGAGAGGTATCACAATCGATATCGCTCACAAGAGATTCGACACCGACAAGTACTATTTCACCATTGTGGACTGTCCAGGTCACCGTGACTTCGTAAAGAACATGATCACCGGTGCATCCCAGGCTGATGCAGCTATTCTTGTAGTAGCAGCACCTGACGGTGTAATGGCCCAGACAAAGGAGCACGTGTTCCTTTCAAGGACTCTCGGTATCAACCAGCTTATCATTGCTGTGAACAAGATGGACGCAGCACAGTACAGCGAGGACAGGTACAACCAGGTAAAGAAGGATGTCAGCCAGCTCCTCGGTATGGTAGGATTCAAGGCAGCAGATGTTCCGTTCATCCCAACCTCAGCATTCGAGGGTGACAACATCTCAGGCCCAAGTGAGAACACACCATGGTACACCGGTCCATCCATCCTTGAGTCACTCAACGCACTCCAGGAACCAGAGAAGCCAGACAAGCTTCCACTCAGGATCCCTGTACAGGACGCATATACCATCTCAGGTATCGGAACCGTACCTGTAGGCAGAGTAGAGACAGGTATCATGAAGAAGGGAGACAATGTCGTCTTCAACCCAAGTGGCACTGCAGGAGAAGTAAAGTCAATCGAAATGCACCACGAGGAAGTCCCACAGGCAGCACCTGGTGACAACATCGGATGGAACGTAAGAGGTGTAGGTAAGAACGATGTCCGCAGAGGAGATGTCTGTGGTCCTAGCGACAACCCACCATCAGTTGCAGACGAGTTCACCGCACAGATCGTAGTGCTCCAGCACCCATCCGCGATCACAGTAGGATACACACCGGTATTCCACTGCCACACTGCACAGACCGCATGTACACTTCTCGGACTCAACAAGAAGCTTGATCCAAAGTCAGGTCAGGTCAAGGAAGAGAATCCAACCTTCATCAAGGCAGGAGATGCAGCAATCATTACCGTAAAGCCAACAAGGCCAATGGTAATCGAGCCAGTGAAGGAAATCCCACAGCTCGGAAGGTTCGCCATCCGTGACATGGGTATGACCATTGCAGCTGGCATGTGCATGAGTGTCCAACAGAAATAA
- a CDS encoding 30S ribosomal protein S12, with amino-acid sequence MPNGKYAAHTLKRVRKNARWKDPRYNRRALGLDVKADPLGGAPQGRGIVLEKVGVEAKQPNSAIRKCVRIQLIKNGRQATAFCPGDGAINFIDEHDEVTVERIGGRMGGAKGDIPGVRFKVIEVNNVSLNEMVIGRKEKPRR; translated from the coding sequence ATGCCAAATGGAAAATATGCAGCTCACACCCTCAAGCGCGTTCGCAAGAATGCAAGGTGGAAGGACCCCAGATATAACAGACGTGCACTGGGTCTTGACGTTAAAGCTGACCCTCTCGGAGGAGCACCTCAGGGAAGGGGCATCGTGCTTGAGAAAGTGGGTGTAGAAGCAAAACAGCCGAACTCGGCTATCAGGAAATGTGTAAGAATACAATTGATCAAGAACGGTCGTCAGGCAACAGCTTTCTGCCCTGGAGACGGTGCCATTAACTTCATTGATGAGCACGATGAGGTCACAGTCGAAAGGATTGGTGGCCGCATGGGTGGTGCAAAGGGTGATATCCCCGGCGTACGTTTCAAGGTCATCGAAGTGAACAACGTATCCCTCAATGAGATGGTCATCGGCCGCAAAGAAAAACCAAGGAGATAA
- a CDS encoding elongation factor EF-2 has translation MGRRKKMVERVTALMKEPEMIRNIGIVAHIDHGKTTLSDNILAGAGMISKELAGRQLFMDSDEEEQERGITIDSSNVSMVHEFDGDDYLINLIDTPGHVDFGGDVTRAMRAVDGAVVVIDAVEGTMPQTETVLRQALKEHVKPVLFINKVDRLINELKVDSQEMQIRLGKLIDHVNKLIKGMNEERYKAGWRVDAAEGTVAFGSALYNWAISVPMMQKTGISFNDVYNFCRDEDMKSLAEKCPLHEAVNDMVIRFLPSPIQAQEDRVSVIWHGDRKSEIGQSMKNADDEGDLAFMVTDISMDPHAGEVATGRLFSGSLSRGMEVFVSGAAKKNRIQQVGIFMGPERIEVENIPAGNIAAVTGLKDAIVGSTVTTLEGMTPFESITHASEPVVTVAVEAKHMKDLPKLVDVLRQVAKEDPTLSITLNEETGEHLMAGMGELHLEVIGHRIQRDKNVEITTTPPIVVYRETIRSGVGPVEGKSPNRHNRFYVIVEPLEEDVRKLIRSGEVSMRMPELERREKLMEAGMDKDEAKGIVDIYESNIYLDMTKGIQHLNETMELILEGFVEVMKAGPLSREPCMGVKVKLVDAKLHEDAVHRGPAQVIPASRQAIQAAMLMADDTLLEPYQKVFIQVPQEQMGGATKEIQGRRGIIINMTAEGDMTIIESKAPVAELFGFAGDIRSATEGRAMWSTEFAGFDTLPANLNSEIVGSIRERKGLKKELPQASDFLSQ, from the coding sequence ATGGGTAGAAGAAAGAAGATGGTTGAGCGTGTCACAGCGCTTATGAAAGAACCAGAAATGATTCGTAACATAGGTATTGTTGCACATATTGACCACGGTAAGACCACATTATCAGATAATATCCTCGCCGGTGCCGGCATGATCTCAAAGGAACTTGCAGGCAGGCAGCTCTTCATGGACTCAGATGAAGAGGAACAGGAAAGAGGTATTACAATCGACTCGTCCAACGTATCCATGGTGCACGAGTTCGATGGAGATGACTACCTCATCAACCTTATCGACACACCGGGTCACGTAGACTTCGGTGGTGACGTAACACGTGCAATGCGTGCTGTGGACGGAGCAGTAGTGGTTATCGATGCAGTAGAAGGTACGATGCCACAGACCGAGACCGTACTCAGACAGGCACTCAAGGAGCACGTAAAACCAGTACTGTTCATCAACAAGGTAGACCGTCTCATCAATGAGCTCAAGGTCGATTCACAGGAGATGCAGATCAGGCTCGGTAAGCTGATCGATCACGTGAACAAGCTCATCAAGGGAATGAACGAAGAGCGCTACAAGGCAGGATGGAGGGTCGACGCAGCAGAAGGTACTGTCGCATTCGGTTCAGCTCTGTACAACTGGGCTATCAGTGTCCCTATGATGCAGAAGACCGGCATCAGTTTCAATGATGTTTACAATTTCTGTCGTGACGAGGACATGAAGTCACTGGCTGAGAAATGCCCGCTTCATGAAGCAGTTAACGACATGGTCATCAGGTTCCTTCCAAGCCCGATCCAGGCACAGGAAGACAGGGTCAGCGTAATCTGGCACGGTGACAGGAAATCCGAGATCGGACAGTCCATGAAGAATGCTGATGATGAAGGAGACCTTGCGTTCATGGTCACAGACATCTCAATGGACCCACACGCAGGAGAAGTCGCAACCGGAAGACTGTTCAGTGGTTCACTCTCACGTGGTATGGAAGTGTTCGTATCAGGTGCTGCAAAGAAGAACAGGATCCAGCAGGTAGGTATCTTCATGGGTCCGGAAAGGATCGAAGTGGAGAACATCCCTGCAGGTAACATTGCAGCAGTAACAGGTCTTAAGGACGCTATCGTCGGTTCAACAGTAACCACCCTTGAAGGAATGACACCGTTCGAGAGTATTACACACGCCAGCGAACCTGTAGTTACAGTAGCTGTGGAAGCAAAGCACATGAAGGACCTTCCAAAGCTTGTAGACGTACTCAGACAGGTAGCAAAGGAAGACCCCACACTCAGTATCACACTTAATGAAGAGACCGGCGAGCACCTGATGGCAGGTATGGGTGAACTTCACCTTGAGGTCATCGGCCACAGGATCCAGCGTGACAAGAACGTTGAGATCACAACAACCCCGCCGATCGTAGTATATCGTGAAACCATACGCAGTGGAGTAGGTCCTGTTGAAGGTAAATCACCAAACAGGCACAACAGATTCTACGTTATCGTCGAACCACTCGAGGAAGATGTCAGGAAACTCATCCGCAGTGGAGAGGTTTCAATGCGCATGCCGGAACTCGAGCGCAGAGAGAAGCTCATGGAAGCCGGCATGGATAAAGATGAAGCTAAGGGCATAGTCGATATCTACGAGAGTAATATTTACCTCGATATGACCAAGGGTATCCAGCACCTGAACGAAACCATGGAACTCATTCTTGAAGGATTCGTAGAGGTAATGAAGGCAGGACCTCTCTCAAGAGAGCCATGTATGGGCGTAAAGGTCAAACTGGTCGATGCCAAGCTTCACGAAGATGCGGTACACAGAGGACCTGCACAGGTAATCCCTGCATCAAGGCAGGCAATCCAGGCTGCAATGCTCATGGCAGATGACACACTCCTTGAACCATACCAGAAGGTATTCATCCAGGTACCCCAGGAACAGATGGGCGGAGCTACCAAGGAGATCCAGGGACGTCGTGGAATCATCATCAACATGACAGCAGAGGGTGACATGACCATCATAGAGTCCAAGGCACCTGTAGCAGAGTTGTTCGGTTTCGCAGGAGACATCAGGTCCGCAACCGAGGGACGCGCGATGTGGAGTACCGAGTTCGCAGGATTTGACACATTGCCGGCAAACCTGAACAGCGAGATTGTCGGTTCCATAAGAGAGAGAAAGGGATTGAAGAAGGAGCTTCCACAGGCATCTGACTTCCTGAGTCAGTAA
- the rpoA2 gene encoding DNA-directed RNA polymerase subunit A'', which yields MSISEATIDSMIEPLDLPMNIKKTLREDAIKVGVTKKELEDIIERLMASYEYACVEPCEAVGVVSAQSIGEPGTQMTMRTFHYAGVAEINVTLGLPRLIEIVDARKQPSTPMMTIALEEGYATDRDMARVLAWEIEATHIEHLADITTDLANMQLIIDLHEKTLMHRSLTADDIADKLRDSLDVMVTISENVQNQIILTPNSPSYRELLQLAKNIHNITLKGIEGIKRVVIRKDGEEYTLYTEGSQLKDVLQIEGVDVTRTYTNNIGEIYDVFGIEAARNAIITEATNTLSEQGLTVDIRHIMLVSDIMCSDGEVKQIGRHGISGEKASVFARAAFEVTVNHLLDAGMRGDRDELNGVTENIIVGQPIKLGTGDVHLISR from the coding sequence ATGAGCATCAGTGAAGCTACGATCGATTCAATGATCGAACCATTGGATCTGCCTATGAATATTAAGAAGACCCTGAGAGAAGATGCCATCAAGGTCGGTGTAACCAAGAAGGAGCTCGAGGATATTATCGAGCGCCTCATGGCCAGCTATGAGTATGCCTGTGTGGAGCCATGTGAAGCTGTGGGAGTAGTATCCGCACAGTCCATAGGTGAGCCGGGTACACAGATGACCATGCGTACTTTCCACTACGCGGGTGTGGCCGAGATTAACGTTACACTCGGACTGCCCCGTCTTATTGAGATCGTGGATGCAAGAAAGCAGCCAAGCACACCGATGATGACCATCGCACTGGAAGAAGGCTATGCCACTGACAGGGACATGGCACGTGTGCTTGCATGGGAGATAGAGGCAACACATATCGAGCACCTTGCAGATATCACAACTGACCTTGCAAACATGCAGCTTATCATCGACCTGCACGAGAAGACACTCATGCACAGGTCCCTCACAGCTGATGATATCGCTGACAAGCTCAGGGATTCACTGGATGTCATGGTAACGATTTCCGAAAATGTCCAGAACCAGATCATACTGACACCGAATTCCCCTTCATACAGGGAACTTCTGCAGCTTGCAAAGAATATCCACAATATAACTCTCAAGGGTATCGAAGGTATCAAGAGGGTAGTTATCAGAAAGGATGGCGAGGAGTACACCCTTTATACCGAGGGTTCACAGCTAAAGGATGTCCTCCAGATCGAGGGCGTGGATGTCACAAGAACGTACACCAATAACATCGGTGAGATCTATGATGTATTCGGCATCGAGGCCGCAAGGAATGCGATCATCACCGAAGCAACCAACACACTTTCGGAGCAGGGTCTTACTGTTGACATCAGACACATAATGCTTGTATCCGATATCATGTGTTCCGACGGTGAAGTTAAGCAGATCGGAAGGCACGGAATTTCCGGAGAGAAGGCCAGTGTGTTCGCACGTGCTGCTTTCGAGGTCACTGTCAATCACCTGCTTGATGCGGGAATGCGCGGTGACAGGGACGAGCTCAACGGTGTGACCGAGAACATCATTGTCGGACAGCCTATTAAGCTCGGTACAGGCGACGTACACTTAATTTCCAGGTAA
- a CDS encoding 30S ribosomal protein S7: MIKLFGKWDFAEVEVADQGIKSYVNLDPVILPHSNGKHARQQFNKSDISIVERLVNNVMRNEQNTGQKQTALRIVDEAFDIINSKTEKNPVQVLVEAIANAGPREEVVRLKYGGISVPKAVDTSSQRRVDTALRYITMGANQASYKSRKSAASCLASELIAASNRDAKCFSINRKDAKERVAKAAR; this comes from the coding sequence ATGATCAAGTTATTCGGCAAATGGGATTTCGCAGAGGTCGAAGTCGCAGATCAGGGAATCAAGAGCTATGTGAACTTAGACCCTGTGATCCTTCCGCACAGCAATGGAAAGCATGCCAGGCAGCAGTTCAACAAGTCCGACATATCCATTGTCGAGCGTCTGGTGAACAATGTAATGCGCAATGAGCAGAACACAGGCCAGAAGCAGACCGCACTCAGGATAGTTGACGAGGCCTTTGACATCATTAACTCAAAGACAGAGAAGAATCCTGTACAGGTACTTGTGGAGGCTATTGCCAACGCGGGACCAAGAGAAGAGGTCGTCAGGCTCAAGTACGGTGGTATATCCGTACCAAAGGCGGTAGACACATCATCACAGAGGCGTGTGGACACTGCACTTAGATATATTACAATGGGTGCCAACCAGGCATCTTACAAATCAAGAAAGAGTGCAGCCTCCTGCCTTGCATCAGAGCTTATCGCTGCTTCAAACCGCGATGCCAAGTGCTTCTCGATCAACAGGAAAGATGCAAAGGAAAGAGTAGCAAAGGCAGCACGTTAA